Proteins encoded within one genomic window of Thioploca ingrica:
- a CDS encoding signal transduction histidine kinase produces MEKIPIDTLPLSKRLSYRQARLVVMIAVGLGMLFSFLQIYLDYFSTQKEFDSSINQLVDTIKQPAIQAAYTLDRGLAEKVVQGLFHYQAIYKVELLDDSKETLAIDKKALIETQWRWISELIFGREKIYQIPLFLPQNSQFGLLKITVDTHFIAISFLERGLVILMSGLARHLLLAALLLYLFHYIVTKPLFNIAITLASIDPFQPEKNHLSSPPGHDEDELGQLVNSINQLLKFIRKGITERERILQEMEVAKQAAEAANEAKTLFLQKMSHELRTPMNGVMGMLQLTLYTELTPTQREYLEIAQTSGEHLSGLIDDVLDISTIEKGEVKLKCEPFEIGRVVEETVESLAEQAYGKQIELITLITPEIPQWVKGDRARFRQIITNLLNNAIKFTDQGEVFIQVNPTLVDDKQVLLYCEVSDTGIGIPKEMRPYIFDKFNQGDNSLTRQHEGAGIGLTLCKQLVELMGGNIDVQSELGQGSTFWFSVMLQPAEQPVVSTISNNFNWLRILIVDDSANQRRVLSEYLTHWEVVYDTADTASLALNKLRAAVIQNRPFDIAIIDQNLLDANGASLSRTIKTDVNIVTTRLIILTPLLAPTPPTGLDIYLNRPFRQMQLYQAIQQAEQLQPVHLSQVIPAVESLYPHDEQKNILLVEDNTFNQKVAIGCFRKLGLHVDVAHSGQEAVSKLAQSHYDAIFMDCQMPEMDGYEATRLIRQQEGSERHIPIIAITANAIETDQERYLADLMDDYISKPFKLETLRDMLRRWILSS; encoded by the coding sequence TTTACAGATTTACTTAGACTATTTCTCTACCCAAAAGGAATTTGATTCGAGTATTAATCAATTAGTTGATACTATCAAACAACCGGCCATTCAAGCGGCGTATACTTTAGATCGGGGCTTAGCTGAAAAAGTCGTTCAAGGATTATTTCACTACCAAGCCATTTATAAAGTTGAATTATTAGATGATAGTAAAGAAACTTTAGCTATAGATAAAAAAGCTTTAATTGAAACTCAATGGCGTTGGATTTCTGAATTAATTTTTGGTCGAGAAAAAATTTATCAGATTCCCTTGTTTTTACCACAAAATAGTCAATTTGGCTTACTCAAAATCACCGTTGATACCCACTTTATTGCGATTAGTTTTTTAGAAAGAGGCTTGGTCATTTTGATGTCGGGACTCGCCCGCCATTTGTTATTAGCCGCTTTGTTACTGTATTTGTTTCATTATATTGTTACCAAACCCCTGTTTAATATAGCCATCACTTTAGCCAGTATTGATCCATTTCAACCGGAAAAAAATCATTTATCCTCTCCACCAGGACATGATGAAGATGAGTTAGGCCAACTGGTTAATTCTATCAATCAGTTATTAAAATTTATCCGCAAAGGGATTACCGAGCGGGAGCGCATTTTACAAGAAATGGAAGTGGCTAAACAGGCTGCCGAAGCGGCTAATGAAGCCAAAACCTTATTCTTACAGAAAATGAGTCATGAATTGCGAACGCCGATGAATGGCGTGATGGGGATGTTACAACTGACTTTATACACTGAATTAACACCAACTCAGCGTGAATATTTAGAAATCGCCCAAACTTCTGGTGAGCACTTATCTGGACTAATAGATGATGTCTTGGATATTTCCACTATAGAAAAAGGGGAAGTAAAGCTGAAATGTGAACCGTTTGAAATCGGTAGAGTGGTTGAAGAAACTGTAGAATCTTTAGCAGAGCAAGCTTACGGTAAACAGATAGAATTAATTACTTTAATCACGCCAGAAATCCCCCAATGGGTCAAAGGTGATCGGGCGCGGTTTCGACAAATTATTACTAATCTATTAAATAATGCGATTAAGTTTACTGATCAAGGTGAAGTATTTATTCAAGTTAATCCGACCTTAGTGGATGATAAACAAGTCCTGCTTTACTGTGAAGTATCGGATACCGGCATTGGTATTCCTAAAGAAATGCGGCCTTATATTTTTGACAAATTTAATCAAGGCGATAATTCGTTAACTCGCCAACATGAAGGTGCCGGAATTGGGTTAACTTTATGTAAACAATTAGTGGAGTTGATGGGCGGGAATATTGATGTCCAATCTGAGCTTGGACAAGGAAGTACCTTTTGGTTCTCAGTGATGTTACAACCGGCTGAGCAGCCAGTGGTTTCAACAATATCAAATAATTTTAATTGGTTACGAATATTAATCGTTGATGATAGTGCTAATCAGCGCCGAGTTTTGAGTGAATATTTAACTCATTGGGAAGTGGTTTATGATACCGCTGATACGGCGTCATTAGCATTGAATAAACTCCGAGCCGCTGTTATCCAAAATAGACCTTTTGATATCGCTATTATTGACCAAAATCTACTTGACGCGAATGGAGCGAGTTTAAGTCGTACCATTAAAACGGATGTTAATATTGTCACTACGCGCTTAATTATACTCACTCCCTTGTTGGCACCAACTCCACCGACCGGTCTCGATATTTATTTAAATAGACCCTTTCGTCAAATGCAATTATATCAAGCTATTCAACAAGCTGAACAACTACAACCCGTTCATCTTTCCCAGGTTATTCCCGCGGTCGAGTCCTTATATCCTCATGATGAACAGAAAAACATCTTATTAGTAGAAGATAATACTTTTAACCAAAAAGTGGCTATCGGTTGTTTTAGAAAACTCGGGTTACATGTTGATGTTGCTCATAGTGGACAAGAAGCAGTTTCTAAGCTCGCTCAGAGTCACTACGATGCTATTTTTATGGATTGTCAAATGCCAGAGATGGACGGCTATGAAGCAACTCGTCTTATTCGGCAACAAGAAGGATCTGAGCGCCATATTCCCATCATTGCTATCACCGCTAATGCCATAGAAACGGATCAGGAACGTTATTTGGCCGATTTAATGGATGACTATATCAGTAAACCGTTTAAATTAGAAACATTAAGAGATATGCTACGACGGTGGATATTATCCTCTTAA
- a CDS encoding cell wall hydrolase/autolysin, whose product MYQVRFYKGDYQWRQKQANQDKCVAYVEHHFNASPNLQSDYTVVITSYNASELSKNWGKSYALRISKEFSVPLGGKGGLLIGGYNGRGDGNLKYTYMPAILLEPLFASNPIHAGWIRSAEGQDKLAKMLADSIIEFFPDGSLIGFSVGHKYKTSRPSDRGAPLSGGGTEADYAEIVMEKAKSLLEKYSPSAVPPPPVIPTVPTNDVRVIKDGKELWVYTDIDEDDELTWDTDNRVLYISSQST is encoded by the coding sequence ATGTATCAAGTTCGATTTTATAAAGGTGATTATCAATGGCGACAAAAACAAGCTAATCAAGACAAGTGTGTTGCTTATGTAGAACATCACTTTAATGCTTCACCCAATCTTCAATCAGACTACACCGTCGTTATCACCAGTTACAATGCTTCTGAATTGAGTAAAAATTGGGGCAAGTCATATGCGCTGCGAATTAGTAAAGAGTTTAGTGTGCCTCTGGGAGGAAAAGGTGGTTTGTTAATAGGAGGTTACAATGGACGTGGTGATGGTAATCTCAAGTATACTTATATGCCAGCTATTTTATTAGAACCCCTATTTGCAAGTAATCCGATACATGCTGGCTGGATTCGTAGTGCCGAAGGACAAGATAAATTAGCTAAAATGTTAGCAGACAGTATTATAGAATTTTTTCCTGATGGGAGTTTAATTGGATTTAGTGTCGGACATAAATATAAAACTTCTCGTCCATCTGATCGCGGTGCACCACTTAGCGGCGGTGGTACGGAAGCAGATTATGCTGAGATAGTGATGGAAAAAGCCAAATCTCTACTGGAAAAGTATAGCCCCTCAGCAGTACCACCCCCCCCGGTCATTCCAACTGTGCCCACGAATGATGTTCGAGTGATTAAAGATGGCAAAGAACTTTGGGTATACACGGATATCGATGAAGATGATGAGCTTACTTGGGATACAGATAATCGCGTGCTCTACATTTCTAGCCAAAGCACTTAA
- a CDS encoding FKBP-type peptidylprolyl cis-trans isomerase, which translates to MKIRYILFTVGLITTPLITFAAEETVAQPQEQPAALSSQQDKLSYSFGQNIGNSLKQQKIELNLDLLMKGIQDAIADKKSLLTPEEMANVLKEFQKERFAKLAEERKALAETNLKEGETFLTANKAKEGVITLPSGLQYKVITQGTGKTPKATDQVTTHYRGTLIDGTEFDSSYKRGKPASFAVNQVIPGWTEALQLMKEGDKWQLVVPAKLGYGDRGVPGGKIGPNATLIFDIELISVNPVEEDKASAKEGADSQSTTDKESNSQKESTSQAQPKGTPSPAEEKNSTPAEDKTKESSSQQQSSPEETSAEKSQPEPSAAQPSK; encoded by the coding sequence ATGAAAATTCGTTACATTTTATTTACAGTGGGTTTGATAACCACGCCATTGATAACATTTGCGGCTGAAGAAACCGTTGCTCAACCTCAAGAACAACCAGCGGCTCTCAGTAGCCAGCAAGACAAACTCAGTTATAGTTTTGGCCAAAATATTGGTAATAGTCTTAAACAACAAAAAATTGAACTGAATTTAGACTTATTAATGAAAGGTATTCAAGATGCCATCGCTGATAAAAAATCGTTATTGACTCCAGAAGAAATGGCCAATGTTTTAAAAGAGTTTCAGAAAGAGCGGTTTGCTAAACTAGCGGAAGAACGCAAGGCGTTAGCAGAAACGAATCTCAAAGAGGGAGAAACTTTTTTAACCGCCAATAAGGCAAAAGAAGGTGTTATTACTTTACCCAGTGGGTTGCAGTATAAAGTGATTACTCAAGGTACCGGTAAAACACCCAAAGCCACTGATCAAGTGACTACTCATTATCGAGGTACTTTAATTGATGGCACTGAATTTGACAGTTCTTATAAACGGGGTAAACCGGCCTCTTTTGCAGTTAATCAAGTCATTCCTGGATGGACCGAAGCATTACAACTGATGAAAGAAGGCGATAAATGGCAATTGGTTGTTCCAGCTAAATTGGGTTATGGTGATCGGGGTGTACCTGGTGGCAAAATTGGTCCCAATGCGACCTTGATTTTTGATATTGAGTTGATTTCAGTCAATCCGGTAGAGGAAGACAAGGCTTCTGCTAAAGAGGGAGCGGATTCTCAATCCACTACAGATAAAGAGAGCAATTCTCAAAAAGAATCAACTTCTCAAGCTCAACCAAAAGGAACTCCTTCTCCCGCTGAGGAAAAGAATTCTACCCCAGCTGAAGATAAGACCAAGGAAAGTTCTTCCCAACAACAATCCTCTCCTGAAGAAACTTCTGCAGAAAAATCTCAACCAGAACCTTCTGCTGCTCAACCGAGTAAATAA
- a CDS encoding plasmid encoded proteic killer toxin HigB, which yields MIISFRDKKTEIIFNGEPVRGIDKNLANKIRRRLELLNAAQKISDLYFPPSNRFHVLEGFEPRRYAIWVNNQWRISFVWGDNGVYDVYFEDYH from the coding sequence ATGATTATTAGTTTTCGAGATAAAAAAACAGAAATAATTTTTAATGGTGAGCCAGTACGGGGTATTGATAAAAATTTGGCTAACAAGATACGCCGTCGTTTAGAATTATTAAATGCCGCTCAAAAAATCTCTGATTTATACTTTCCACCTTCCAATCGATTTCATGTACTTGAAGGTTTTGAACCAAGACGATATGCGATTTGGGTCAATAATCAATGGCGCATTAGCTTCGTGTGGGGAGATAATGGCGTTTATGACGTTTACTTTGAAGATTATCATTAG
- a CDS encoding transcriptional regulator protein: MMIPKNRPTHPGKFIQEDILNECHLSQAQLSIALGVSRHIINQLVNEKRQMTADMALRLGRFTQTSPELWLNLQQAVDLWEASHSPNAEKIIQIKPFRSEFSE; encoded by the coding sequence ATGATGATACCTAAAAATAGACCCACTCATCCAGGTAAATTTATCCAAGAAGATATTTTAAATGAATGCCATCTAAGTCAAGCTCAATTGTCAATAGCCTTAGGTGTTTCACGTCATATTATTAATCAATTAGTAAATGAAAAACGTCAAATGACGGCAGATATGGCATTACGGCTGGGTCGATTTACTCAAACGAGTCCGGAATTATGGTTAAATTTGCAACAAGCGGTGGATCTTTGGGAAGCATCTCATTCACCTAATGCAGAAAAAATTATTCAAATTAAACCATTTAGATCAGAATTTTCAGAATGA
- a CDS encoding DNA topoisomerase IV subunit A, whose protein sequence is MSREIFPEEIERLPLHQFTEQAYLDYAMYVILDRALPHLGDGLKPVQRRIIYAMSELGLKASSKYKKSARTVGDVLGKFHPHGDVACYEAMVLMAQPFSYRYPLIDGQGNWGSIDDPKSFAAMRYTEARLSAFADSLLSELGQGTVDWQPNFDGTLAEPVLLPARLPQVLLNGTTGIAVGMATDIPPHNLTEVATACIHLLKHPQATVADLCTYLLGPDYPTAAEIITPPTELIKIYETGTGSIRMRASYLQENGDIVITALPHQTSGAKIVAQIAEQMTSKKLPMIEDVRDESDHENPVRLVIELKGKQIDWDSVMAHLFATTDLERSYRVNLNVIGLDGRPQVKNLKTLLQEWLNYRIQTVQRRLQYRLDKIHNRLHLLEGLLIAHLNIDEVIAIIRDKDKPKPLLMRTFGLSETQAEAILELKLRQLAKLEEIKIRGEQDELAQERDRLTHTLNSEKNLHQLIVTEIKADIKKYGDPRCSPLVTRKPAQPLENKELISSEPLTVILSAKGWVRTAKGHEVDLTSLSYRAGDELANASPGYSHQQAVFLDASGRSYSTPAHSLPSARGQGEPLIGRFTPPNGISFVQVLLGEPESLYLLASDAGYGFIINLGELYTKNKAGKAILTLPSGSKLLPPLLITQPDTQHYAVITSAGYLAIVSLNELPQLPKGKGVKLLNIPANSTEKVIALTLLQPTTDKLTLYVGKRHLTLKERDIEAYTIERNRRGYKLPHGFQRVEKMTLSSNDN, encoded by the coding sequence ATGTCTAGAGAAATTTTTCCTGAAGAAATAGAGCGTTTACCGCTACATCAATTTACCGAACAAGCCTATCTTGATTATGCGATGTATGTCATTTTAGACCGTGCGCTACCGCATCTGGGCGATGGTTTAAAACCCGTACAGCGGCGAATTATTTATGCCATGTCAGAGTTAGGACTGAAAGCGAGCAGTAAATATAAAAAATCGGCTCGCACGGTGGGTGATGTGCTTGGCAAATTCCACCCGCACGGCGACGTCGCTTGTTATGAAGCTATGGTCCTGATGGCACAACCCTTTTCTTATCGTTATCCACTAATCGATGGACAAGGCAATTGGGGTTCTATCGACGATCCCAAATCGTTTGCGGCGATGCGTTACACCGAAGCACGATTATCAGCCTTTGCGGATAGCTTGTTAAGTGAATTGGGACAAGGTACGGTGGATTGGCAACCCAATTTCGATGGAACTTTGGCAGAACCGGTGTTATTACCGGCTCGGTTACCCCAGGTGTTGCTCAATGGTACTACCGGGATTGCGGTGGGTATGGCAACCGATATTCCACCTCATAATTTAACTGAAGTGGCGACAGCCTGTATTCATCTGTTAAAACATCCTCAGGCGACTGTAGCCGATTTATGTACCTATTTATTGGGACCGGACTATCCTACCGCAGCGGAAATCATTACTCCCCCTACCGAATTAATCAAAATATATGAAACCGGTACCGGTTCTATTCGGATGCGAGCCAGTTACTTGCAGGAAAATGGTGATATCGTGATTACGGCATTACCCCATCAAACTTCCGGTGCCAAAATCGTCGCCCAAATTGCCGAGCAAATGACCAGCAAAAAATTGCCCATGATAGAGGATGTGCGCGATGAATCCGATCATGAAAATCCGGTGCGGTTAGTTATTGAATTAAAAGGCAAACAAATTGATTGGGACAGCGTGATGGCCCATTTATTTGCGACGACCGATTTAGAACGAAGTTATCGGGTCAATCTCAATGTCATTGGACTGGATGGTCGTCCACAAGTTAAAAATCTCAAAACGTTGTTACAAGAATGGTTAAACTACCGTATCCAAACGGTGCAACGTCGCCTGCAATACCGTCTGGATAAAATTCATAATCGGTTACATTTGCTGGAAGGATTATTGATCGCTCATTTAAATATTGATGAAGTGATTGCGATTATCCGTGATAAAGACAAACCTAAACCCCTTTTAATGCGTACCTTTGGTCTGAGTGAAACCCAAGCCGAAGCCATTTTAGAATTAAAACTTCGGCAATTAGCGAAATTGGAAGAAATCAAAATTCGTGGCGAGCAGGACGAACTGGCTCAAGAGCGCGACCGCTTAACGCATACCTTAAATTCCGAAAAAAATTTACACCAACTGATTGTAACTGAAATCAAAGCCGATATAAAAAAATATGGTGATCCGCGTTGCTCACCGCTAGTAACCCGAAAACCGGCACAACCGCTGGAGAATAAAGAACTGATTTCATCCGAGCCGCTCACGGTTATTTTATCTGCGAAAGGTTGGGTGCGAACCGCTAAAGGTCATGAAGTTGATTTAACCAGCTTAAGTTATCGAGCCGGCGACGAATTAGCCAATGCCAGTCCAGGATACAGTCATCAACAAGCCGTTTTCCTTGACGCCAGTGGTCGCAGTTATTCCACCCCGGCGCACAGTTTACCGTCGGCTCGTGGTCAAGGTGAACCATTAATCGGACGTTTTACCCCACCCAACGGAATTAGTTTTGTACAAGTCTTACTCGGTGAACCGGAAAGTTTATACCTACTGGCTTCTGATGCCGGTTATGGTTTTATTATCAATCTAGGAGAGTTATATACCAAAAATAAAGCGGGTAAAGCGATACTGACCTTACCCAGCGGTTCCAAACTACTGCCTCCCTTGCTCATTACCCAACCGGATACCCAACATTATGCCGTGATAACCAGCGCCGGTTACTTAGCTATTGTGTCACTCAATGAACTACCACAGTTACCCAAAGGCAAAGGGGTAAAATTACTCAATATACCGGCTAACAGCACGGAGAAAGTAATCGCCCTCACTTTGCTGCAACCGACGACCGATAAATTAACGCTGTACGTGGGGAAACGCCACCTGACCTTGAAAGAACGTGACATTGAAGCCTACACTATCGAACGAAATCGTCGTGGCTATAAATTACCGCACGGTTTTCAAAGAGTTGAAAAAATGACGCTCTCTTCTAATGACAATTAA
- a CDS encoding D-mannose binding lectin family protein, with protein sequence MKKVLTLSLLLLLFSVTNTVLAVDTLRPGEWLVKGQSLSSNNGYYSFIMQSDGNLVLYVGSRPLWSSGTYGQQVTGAVMQTDGNLVIYSPQWRALWNSGTWGNSGSYLVLQNDGNAVIYKPNCPLWSTKTNYP encoded by the coding sequence GTGAAAAAAGTACTTACTCTCAGTCTGTTACTGTTATTATTTTCAGTTACAAATACTGTTTTAGCTGTAGACACCCTACGTCCAGGAGAATGGCTTGTAAAGGGACAAAGTTTATCTTCAAATAATGGTTATTATAGTTTCATTATGCAGAGTGATGGAAATTTAGTGCTCTATGTAGGGAGTCGTCCTCTTTGGTCGTCTGGTACCTATGGTCAACAGGTTACCGGAGCGGTGATGCAAACGGATGGTAATTTGGTTATCTATAGTCCGCAGTGGAGAGCTCTCTGGAATTCTGGTACTTGGGGTAATTCAGGTTCTTACCTCGTGCTACAAAACGATGGTAATGCGGTGATTTATAAACCAAATTGTCCTCTCTGGTCCACGAAGACTAATTACCCATAG
- a CDS encoding transcription factor, MBF1: MKLHEKIRFIRQLKGWSQEEVANQLEMSVNGYGSIERGETDVKLSRLEQIAHVFGMELLELFDLNEKNVFNLIGDHTQFHHSLISSSSIEPTDFKHELEKANLINEQLQKEITYLKEEITYLREMIKSK, translated from the coding sequence ATGAAACTCCATGAAAAAATTAGATTTATTCGCCAATTAAAAGGTTGGTCACAAGAAGAGGTTGCTAACCAGTTAGAAATGTCGGTGAATGGCTATGGCAGTATTGAACGGGGCGAAACAGATGTGAAACTCTCGCGGTTGGAACAAATTGCTCATGTTTTTGGCATGGAGTTGTTGGAATTATTTGACTTAAACGAAAAAAATGTATTCAATTTAATAGGAGACCATACTCAATTTCATCATTCGCTTATTAGTTCTTCTTCAATTGAACCAACCGATTTTAAACATGAATTAGAAAAAGCTAATCTTATTAATGAACAACTCCAAAAAGAAATAACTTATCTTAAAGAAGAAATTACTTACCTCAGAGAAATGATAAAGAGCAAGTAG